The following are from one region of the Planctomonas sp. JC2975 genome:
- a CDS encoding AzlC family ABC transporter permease, producing the protein MKLWHSLWRSPAARTGASVAVATGLYGVSFGALGVASGLDFWQTQVLSLLLFSGGSQFAFIGVLAGGGGGGAALGSAALLGIRNAVYGMQLNALLQPRGLLRLGAAHVTIDESMATASAQTDPAEQKRAFWVTGIGIFLLWNVFTAVGSLLGNAIGDPKAWGLDGAAVAAFLGLLWPRLKAREPVAIAVACAVVTVVVIPFVPPGIPVLVAAVVAAVWGFLGVGSADEGLEPDFVDPAEEGRMP; encoded by the coding sequence GTGAAACTCTGGCACTCGCTCTGGCGCTCTCCAGCGGCGCGCACCGGAGCATCCGTCGCCGTCGCCACCGGGCTCTACGGCGTGTCGTTCGGCGCGCTGGGAGTGGCATCCGGCCTGGACTTCTGGCAGACCCAGGTGCTCAGCCTGCTGCTGTTCTCCGGTGGCTCGCAGTTCGCGTTCATCGGCGTTCTCGCCGGCGGCGGAGGGGGAGGCGCTGCGCTCGGGTCGGCCGCCCTGCTCGGCATCCGCAATGCCGTCTACGGCATGCAGCTGAACGCGCTGCTGCAGCCACGAGGATTGCTGCGCCTGGGCGCCGCCCACGTCACGATCGACGAGTCGATGGCAACGGCCAGCGCGCAGACGGATCCGGCGGAGCAGAAACGCGCATTCTGGGTCACTGGGATCGGCATATTCCTGTTGTGGAATGTGTTCACCGCCGTCGGCTCGTTGCTCGGCAACGCCATCGGCGATCCCAAGGCATGGGGCCTCGACGGTGCCGCCGTCGCCGCGTTCCTCGGCTTGCTCTGGCCGCGGCTCAAGGCGCGGGAGCCGGTCGCCATCGCCGTGGCCTGTGCCGTCGTGACGGTGGTCGTCATTCCGTTCGTGCCGCCGGGGATCCCCGTGCTGGTGGCTGCCGTGGTCGCTGCGGTGTGGGGTTTCCTCGGTGTCGGCTCGGCCGATGAGGGACTCGAGCCCGACTTCGTGGATCCAGCAGAAGAAGGGCGGATGCCGTGA
- a CDS encoding AzlD domain-containing protein, which produces MTTWLYILAAGIVAYLTKLIGYLVPAAWLKNKRMTRIAGTLTIGLLASLTVINTLASGQQLAFDSRIGSLVAALIALLFKAPFLVVVIVGAAAAALLRLAGLP; this is translated from the coding sequence GTGACCACCTGGCTCTACATCCTCGCGGCGGGCATTGTCGCGTACCTCACGAAGCTCATCGGCTACCTCGTGCCGGCAGCATGGCTGAAGAACAAGCGGATGACTCGCATCGCAGGCACGCTCACGATCGGTCTGCTGGCATCCCTCACCGTGATCAACACGCTGGCGTCAGGACAGCAGCTGGCCTTCGACTCGAGGATCGGATCGCTCGTCGCAGCGCTGATCGCCCTGCTGTTCAAGGCGCCGTTCCTCGTGGTGGTCATCGTCGGAGCGGCGGCCGCCGCGCTCCTGCGCCTCGCGGGCCTGCCATGA
- the hrpA gene encoding ATP-dependent RNA helicase HrpA — protein MSSVPPAESSPTAVAGIPVIYFPPELPVSERREEIARAIEANQVVIVAGETGSGKTTQLPKICLQLGRESIGHTQPRRIAARAIAERVAEELGDEVGGLVGYKVRFTDEVSKATRIKVMTDGILLNEIHRDRDLTAYDTIIIDEAHERSLTIDFLLGYLKRLLPRRPDLKVIVTSATIDPESFAKHFADAAGNPAPVIEVSGRTYPVEVRYRPLVADDEGDDDDVDATPSVDRDYLTGITDALDELGREKAGDVLVFLSGETEIRDAEDAIRGHLTRRGDAATTQVLPLYGRLSSADQHRVFGPVPAGIRRRVVLSTNVAETSLTVPGIRYVIDAGTARISRYSTRAKVQRLPIEAISQASAKQRSGRSGRTSDGIAIRLYSEEDYEKRPEFTEPEILRTNLAAVILQMISLGLGDIEAFPFLTPPDSRGVKDGLDLLAELNATHRTEHAPDSGSTASIRLTKTGRTLARLPIDPRFGRMLVEAGRQGVVREVMVIVAGLTIQDPRERPLERRAQADQQHARFTDPTSDFLTLLNLWNHLEDKQRELGSSAFRRLCKAEYLNYLRIREWQDLYRQLRRTAKPLGLAPGDPKVDGDGIHRSLLSGLLSHIGLRDAQKKDYVGARNQRFLVFPGSVLAKKQPQAVMSAELVETSRLFARMNAAIDPAWAEPLAGDLVRRSYSEPHWEKRQGSAVVYEKVTLFGVPIVPRRRAQLSRIDAPLARELFIRHALVGGEWPGDTRDHAFDFQRANARLRAELEKVEERTRRRDILLDDEAMVSFFERRIPQEVTDTRSFEAWWRQERRTDGRLLTMRREDLVDDVDEAKVDENAFPPVWQQGDQRLALSYRFEPGEADDGVTAQVPLALLPRLSPVGFDAQLPGLRTELITALIRTLPKALRRSVVPAADWAARIAAELPTGIGSGAAQVTAGTGTAKSAPESEPFTAILSRTIRRLTGTPVDPTDFDVERVPPHLRVTFRVVDERSKVVAAGKDVVELQRKLAPKVRESVAKASVRRRDPIERTGLTSWDFDELPRFVDTEQGGRGTGMPRSVIRGYPTLVAEKGGVAIRVVGTQQEQERSLPDGVRALLLNVIPSPTGYVQEHLTGAEKLALAASPYPSTKALFEDCLAAVIDDALFEAAPGGLVFTRAQFDGIRDRVSTSVMDALFDTVSLVARILAEHRSAEKVLSATSSIALLGALTDAKAQLAGLVFPGFVSRTGRAQLRHLPRYLQALTWRIQRLPDNPGRDRVWMTEVQTAMARFTDAGGSIPLPPHAKASLVHARWMIEELRVGLFAQHLGTAETVSLQRIQKALAA, from the coding sequence ATGTCTTCCGTGCCGCCCGCCGAATCGTCCCCGACCGCCGTTGCGGGCATCCCCGTCATCTATTTCCCACCCGAGCTGCCCGTCTCAGAGCGCCGGGAGGAGATCGCGCGCGCCATCGAGGCGAACCAGGTCGTGATCGTCGCGGGAGAGACCGGATCCGGCAAGACCACCCAGCTGCCGAAGATCTGCCTCCAGCTGGGGCGCGAGTCCATCGGGCACACCCAGCCCCGCCGCATCGCGGCGAGGGCGATCGCCGAGCGCGTCGCCGAAGAGCTCGGAGACGAGGTCGGAGGCCTGGTCGGCTACAAGGTGCGGTTCACCGACGAGGTGTCGAAGGCGACACGCATCAAGGTGATGACCGACGGCATCCTGCTCAACGAGATACACCGCGACCGCGACCTGACCGCGTACGACACGATCATCATCGACGAGGCGCACGAACGCAGCCTCACGATCGACTTCCTGCTCGGCTACCTGAAGCGGCTGCTGCCCAGGCGCCCCGACCTCAAGGTCATCGTCACCAGCGCGACCATCGACCCGGAGAGCTTCGCGAAGCACTTCGCGGATGCCGCAGGCAACCCGGCGCCGGTGATCGAGGTCTCCGGACGCACCTATCCCGTCGAGGTGCGGTACCGACCGCTCGTCGCGGACGACGAGGGCGATGACGACGATGTGGACGCGACGCCCTCCGTCGACAGGGACTATCTGACCGGCATCACGGATGCCCTTGACGAGCTCGGCCGCGAGAAGGCGGGCGACGTGCTCGTGTTCCTCTCCGGCGAGACCGAGATCCGGGATGCGGAAGACGCGATCCGCGGACACCTCACGCGCCGCGGCGACGCGGCAACGACCCAGGTGCTGCCGCTGTACGGACGCCTGTCGTCCGCGGATCAGCATCGCGTGTTCGGGCCGGTGCCCGCCGGGATCCGCCGCCGTGTCGTGCTGTCGACGAACGTCGCGGAGACGAGCCTGACCGTGCCGGGCATCCGCTACGTGATCGACGCCGGAACGGCGCGCATCTCGCGGTACTCGACAAGGGCGAAGGTGCAGCGACTGCCGATCGAGGCCATCTCGCAGGCGTCGGCGAAGCAGCGCTCAGGGCGCTCGGGCCGCACGAGCGACGGTATCGCGATACGGCTGTATTCCGAAGAGGACTACGAGAAGCGGCCGGAGTTCACGGAGCCGGAGATCCTGCGCACGAACCTCGCCGCCGTCATCCTGCAGATGATCTCGCTCGGGCTCGGTGACATCGAGGCCTTCCCATTCCTCACCCCTCCTGATTCGCGCGGTGTCAAGGACGGCCTCGACCTGCTCGCGGAGCTGAACGCAACGCACCGTACGGAGCACGCCCCCGACAGCGGGTCGACGGCGAGCATCAGGTTGACGAAGACGGGGCGCACCCTCGCCCGCTTGCCCATCGACCCCCGCTTCGGACGGATGCTCGTCGAGGCCGGCCGACAGGGCGTCGTTCGCGAGGTAATGGTCATCGTCGCGGGGCTGACCATCCAGGACCCTCGGGAGCGTCCTCTCGAGCGCAGGGCGCAGGCGGATCAGCAGCACGCCAGGTTCACGGATCCGACCAGCGACTTCCTCACCCTGCTGAACCTCTGGAACCATCTGGAGGACAAGCAGAGGGAGCTCGGATCCAGCGCGTTCCGCCGCCTCTGCAAAGCGGAGTACCTCAACTACCTGCGCATCCGCGAATGGCAGGACCTGTACCGGCAGCTTCGCCGCACGGCGAAGCCGTTGGGCCTGGCACCTGGGGACCCGAAGGTCGACGGCGACGGCATCCACCGGTCGCTGCTCTCGGGGTTGCTCTCGCACATCGGACTCCGCGACGCCCAGAAGAAGGACTACGTCGGCGCCCGCAACCAGCGCTTCCTGGTCTTCCCGGGATCCGTTCTGGCGAAGAAGCAGCCGCAGGCCGTGATGAGCGCGGAGCTCGTGGAGACGAGCCGGCTGTTCGCCAGGATGAACGCGGCCATCGACCCGGCATGGGCGGAGCCGCTCGCGGGCGACCTGGTGCGCCGCAGCTACAGCGAACCGCACTGGGAGAAGCGACAGGGATCAGCCGTCGTCTACGAGAAGGTGACGCTGTTCGGCGTGCCGATCGTGCCACGGCGGCGAGCGCAGCTCAGTCGCATCGACGCTCCGCTCGCCCGCGAGCTGTTCATCCGGCACGCCCTCGTCGGCGGCGAATGGCCAGGCGACACCCGCGATCACGCGTTCGACTTCCAGCGTGCGAACGCCAGACTCCGCGCCGAGCTCGAGAAGGTGGAGGAGCGCACGAGACGGCGCGACATCCTGCTCGACGACGAGGCGATGGTGTCGTTCTTCGAGCGACGCATCCCGCAGGAGGTCACCGACACCCGCTCCTTCGAGGCCTGGTGGCGACAGGAACGGCGCACCGATGGGCGCCTTCTCACCATGCGCCGCGAGGACCTCGTCGACGACGTCGATGAGGCGAAGGTCGACGAGAACGCCTTCCCGCCGGTCTGGCAACAGGGCGATCAGCGACTCGCGCTGAGCTACCGCTTCGAGCCAGGCGAGGCCGACGACGGAGTGACGGCGCAGGTGCCGCTCGCGCTGCTCCCCCGCCTGAGCCCCGTCGGATTCGACGCCCAGTTGCCCGGACTGCGCACGGAGCTGATCACCGCGTTGATCCGCACATTGCCGAAGGCGTTGCGGCGCTCGGTCGTGCCCGCGGCCGACTGGGCGGCGCGCATCGCGGCCGAGCTTCCGACCGGAATCGGATCCGGCGCGGCCCAGGTCACCGCCGGAACAGGAACGGCGAAGTCCGCGCCCGAATCCGAGCCGTTCACGGCGATCCTGTCGCGCACCATCCGCCGTCTCACCGGAACGCCGGTGGACCCGACCGACTTCGACGTCGAGCGCGTTCCGCCGCACCTGCGAGTGACGTTCCGCGTCGTCGACGAGCGCTCCAAGGTGGTCGCGGCGGGCAAGGATGTCGTCGAGCTGCAGCGCAAGCTCGCGCCGAAGGTGCGCGAGTCGGTGGCCAAGGCATCCGTTCGTCGGCGGGATCCGATCGAACGCACCGGTCTCACCTCCTGGGACTTCGACGAGCTGCCGCGCTTCGTCGACACGGAGCAGGGCGGACGCGGAACGGGGATGCCGCGCAGCGTCATCCGCGGATATCCGACGCTCGTCGCGGAGAAGGGCGGCGTCGCGATTCGCGTCGTCGGCACGCAGCAGGAGCAGGAGCGGTCGCTCCCGGATGGCGTGCGCGCGCTCCTGCTGAACGTCATCCCCTCCCCCACCGGCTACGTGCAGGAACACCTCACCGGCGCCGAGAAGCTGGCGCTGGCCGCGAGTCCGTATCCGTCGACGAAGGCCCTGTTCGAGGACTGCCTCGCTGCGGTCATCGACGACGCGCTCTTCGAGGCCGCGCCGGGCGGGCTCGTGTTCACGCGCGCGCAGTTCGATGGCATCCGCGATCGCGTATCGACCAGCGTGATGGATGCCCTGTTCGACACGGTCTCACTCGTCGCGCGCATCCTCGCCGAGCATCGCTCGGCGGAGAAGGTGTTGTCCGCGACATCGTCCATCGCGCTGCTCGGAGCACTCACCGACGCCAAAGCGCAGCTCGCCGGCCTCGTCTTCCCCGGATTCGTCTCGCGAACCGGACGCGCCCAGTTGCGTCACCTGCCGCGTTACCTGCAGGCGCTGACGTGGCGCATCCAGCGGCTCCCCGACAATCCGGGACGCGACCGCGTGTGGATGACCGAGGTGCAGACCGCGATGGCGCGCTTCACGGATGCCGGCGGCAGCATCCCGCTCCCGCCGCACGCCAAGGCGTCCCTGGTGCACGCCCGCTGGATGATCGAGGAACTCCGTGTCGGCCTGTTCGCCCAGCACCTCGGCACGGCCGAGACGGTGTCGCTGCAGCGCATCCAGAAAGCGCTGGCCGCCTGA
- a CDS encoding NUDIX domain-containing protein — protein sequence MILDDTLARLVAAGPSEVRDAFVGFVSARGDAALRRDGGPEHVTASCFVFSPDLSSTLLCFHRKGGFWVQFGGHIEADDATIVATAQREAREESGIDDLEVTSDLIVDLERHELHGRFACTAHWDISFVAVVDPDAVVTVSDESLDVRWFPIHDLPSDVAPGLGTRLARARDALTRE from the coding sequence ATGATTCTCGACGACACTCTCGCCCGTCTTGTCGCCGCCGGCCCGTCGGAAGTCCGCGACGCGTTCGTCGGCTTCGTGTCGGCGCGCGGTGATGCGGCGCTGCGGCGGGACGGCGGACCGGAGCACGTCACGGCATCCTGCTTCGTCTTCTCGCCCGACCTGAGCAGCACTCTGCTGTGCTTCCACAGGAAGGGCGGGTTCTGGGTGCAGTTCGGCGGCCACATCGAAGCGGATGACGCAACCATCGTGGCAACGGCGCAACGGGAGGCGCGCGAGGAGTCCGGCATCGACGACCTGGAGGTGACGTCCGATCTGATTGTGGATCTGGAACGTCACGAACTCCACGGACGGTTCGCCTGCACCGCGCACTGGGACATCAGCTTCGTCGCGGTCGTCGACCCGGATGCGGTGGTGACGGTCAGCGACGAAAGCCTCGATGTGCGCTGGTTCCCGATCCATGACCTGCCGTCGGACGTTGCTCCCGGGCTGGGCACCCGGCTGGCCCGGGCAAGAGATGCTCTCACGCGTGAGTGA
- a CDS encoding helix-turn-helix domain-containing protein, giving the protein MNAPQETGSSAETETGQDEVGLLQSFTVTDPVMLRALTHPMRQRIMWELGARGHARAADLADIIGEPANSLSFHLRVLAKAGLIEESPEHARDARDRVWRMTHPGGLNLPGEAAGGGAIAADPFAAERLDWLRGMLDESIPQEPNTTRAIYLGAAMLTRDESRRMAEEVIQVMERWRQHGIDRLSESQDDPDRVFHFTAAFVGNPRPTDAVPSAEPRASVDEPSDRQA; this is encoded by the coding sequence GTGAACGCACCGCAAGAGACCGGGTCGAGTGCCGAGACGGAGACCGGCCAGGACGAGGTCGGCCTGCTGCAGTCGTTCACCGTGACCGACCCCGTCATGCTGCGAGCGCTGACGCATCCCATGCGGCAGCGGATCATGTGGGAGCTGGGAGCGCGCGGTCACGCCAGAGCAGCCGACCTTGCGGACATCATCGGCGAACCGGCGAACTCGCTGAGCTTCCACCTTCGTGTCCTGGCCAAGGCTGGACTGATCGAGGAGTCGCCAGAGCATGCCAGGGACGCGCGCGACAGAGTGTGGCGGATGACCCATCCCGGAGGCCTGAACCTGCCGGGCGAAGCCGCGGGCGGCGGCGCCATCGCCGCTGATCCGTTCGCGGCCGAGCGGCTCGACTGGTTGCGCGGGATGCTCGACGAGAGCATTCCGCAGGAGCCGAACACGACCCGCGCGATCTATCTCGGCGCAGCGATGCTCACCAGAGACGAGTCCCGGCGAATGGCGGAGGAGGTGATCCAGGTGATGGAGCGCTGGCGACAGCACGGGATCGACCGGCTCTCGGAGAGCCAGGACGACCCGGATCGCGTCTTCCATTTCACCGCAGCGTTCGTCGGCAACCCTCGTCCGACGGATGCCGTGCCATCGGCCGAACCACGTGCCTCTGTCGACGAGCCGTCCGACCGGCAGGCGTGA
- a CDS encoding MFS transporter, producing the protein MPRTRRMPTATDTTMKVDIGSSTDVPETTDTAPTALPADSAAVRHGATLWGNAPYLLLMTGKTGQLVGAGVAAFAVPLVAFAVTGSVFLAGVITAVAEVGVLVVTLPAGMIADRVDRRRLIIVCSAIGIALWASLAITDAAGALGGWQLAATLAAASAVAAFYGPAETASIRFVVRPEQLGSAMAAMQGRSAAASLAAAPLGGLLYGLSRALPFVAGILGYLVAGITALAVRAPLNDPPSSEQASGAGSIAEGIRFVLGVPFLRLGVVVFAAINLAFDGVVVGVNLHLVAAHTAPLAIAMVDVAVGITMIAGSVLAPTLVKRFPTGWLAVACLIPSGLGAVGMAVTDDYAGYIVWSCVMTAFIPTVNAGLLGYAAAITPLSLQARMSSVVMISSLAVAPIAPVIAGWALPTLGVPFTLGAFGALLLASTVALGVARSVRRIGRPGTWESDALTAAAG; encoded by the coding sequence ATGCCCAGAACCCGACGGATGCCGACGGCCACCGACACGACCATGAAGGTCGACATCGGCAGCAGTACGGATGTCCCAGAGACGACAGACACGGCTCCGACTGCCCTCCCGGCCGATAGCGCGGCTGTTCGCCACGGAGCGACCCTGTGGGGCAACGCCCCCTACCTGCTGTTGATGACCGGCAAGACCGGCCAGCTCGTCGGAGCGGGCGTCGCCGCGTTCGCCGTGCCGCTCGTCGCATTCGCGGTGACCGGCTCCGTGTTCCTGGCCGGAGTCATCACGGCCGTGGCCGAGGTCGGTGTGCTGGTCGTCACCCTTCCAGCCGGCATGATCGCCGACCGCGTCGATCGTCGCCGGCTGATCATCGTCTGCTCGGCGATCGGCATCGCACTCTGGGCGTCTCTCGCGATCACGGACGCCGCCGGCGCGCTCGGCGGGTGGCAGCTCGCGGCCACGCTCGCCGCGGCTTCGGCGGTAGCGGCGTTCTACGGGCCGGCCGAGACCGCGTCGATCCGTTTCGTGGTCCGGCCAGAACAGCTGGGATCGGCCATGGCGGCCATGCAGGGTCGCAGCGCGGCAGCGTCTCTCGCAGCGGCACCGCTCGGCGGTCTGCTCTACGGGCTCTCGCGCGCGCTGCCGTTCGTGGCCGGCATCCTCGGCTACCTGGTGGCCGGCATCACCGCGCTCGCCGTCCGCGCTCCACTGAACGACCCGCCTTCTTCCGAGCAGGCGAGCGGTGCGGGATCGATCGCCGAAGGCATCCGCTTCGTGCTCGGCGTGCCGTTCCTGCGGCTGGGCGTCGTGGTGTTCGCCGCGATCAACCTGGCTTTCGACGGCGTCGTCGTTGGGGTGAACCTGCACCTCGTGGCCGCGCACACTGCACCGCTCGCCATCGCAATGGTCGACGTGGCCGTCGGCATCACGATGATCGCGGGGTCGGTGCTGGCGCCGACGCTCGTGAAGCGGTTCCCGACCGGATGGCTCGCCGTGGCGTGCCTGATCCCGTCAGGACTCGGGGCGGTCGGCATGGCCGTCACCGACGACTACGCGGGCTACATCGTGTGGTCGTGCGTGATGACCGCGTTCATCCCCACGGTCAACGCGGGCCTCCTGGGCTACGCCGCCGCGATCACGCCGCTCTCCCTCCAGGCTCGGATGAGCTCGGTCGTCATGATCTCGTCCCTCGCCGTCGCCCCGATCGCTCCGGTGATCGCGGGCTGGGCGTTGCCGACGCTCGGCGTGCCGTTCACGCTCGGTGCGTTCGGCGCGCTGCTCCTCGCCAGCACCGTCGCCCTCGGCGTCGCGCGTTCCGTTCGTCGCATCGGACGCCCTGGCACCTGGGAGTCCGACGCACTCACCGCAGCCGCCGGTTGA
- a CDS encoding GNAT family N-acetyltransferase produces the protein MDADASHPVNDDGALPRRDDGLRLISDDGAVEIRDAVPADAEAIARVHVDTWRETYSGVLAERYFSEEAYQDRPLMWTGYLSLRPRPGRLSVAVHDGRIVGFANAADSALPAASHGIPPARPLHLFAIYVRAAVYGTGTGRALLDAVIGDDPAQLWVLRGNERAIAFYERNGFAFDGVEYRDPADDRIELRMVR, from the coding sequence ATGGATGCCGATGCCTCGCACCCCGTGAACGACGACGGTGCTCTTCCGCGCCGTGATGACGGTCTTCGCCTCATCAGCGACGACGGGGCTGTGGAGATCCGCGACGCAGTGCCGGCGGATGCCGAAGCCATCGCCCGCGTTCATGTGGACACCTGGCGCGAGACGTACTCCGGAGTGCTCGCAGAGCGGTACTTCTCGGAGGAGGCGTACCAGGACCGGCCGCTGATGTGGACCGGATACCTCTCGCTGCGGCCGCGCCCCGGCCGGCTGTCCGTCGCCGTCCACGACGGACGCATCGTCGGCTTCGCCAATGCCGCCGACTCGGCCCTGCCCGCCGCCTCGCACGGAATCCCGCCGGCACGTCCGCTGCACCTGTTCGCGATCTACGTACGCGCTGCCGTCTACGGCACGGGAACCGGACGGGCTCTTCTCGATGCGGTGATCGGCGACGATCCGGCACAGCTCTGGGTGCTGCGCGGCAACGAACGGGCGATCGCGTTCTACGAGCGCAATGGATTCGCCTTCGACGGTGTCGAGTACCGCGATCCTGCAGACGACAGGATCGAGCTCCGAATGGTGCGATGA
- a CDS encoding long-chain fatty acid--CoA ligase: protein MTDVLNAEPVSASDGQGSQPTGFATISVASILTEAARQNPDRIAVIFGDQEITYAQLWWETRRYAGALKARGVSRGTPVAVLIPNVPDFPRVYFAILALGGVVVPVHALLKADEIAYVLEDSGASALICAAPLLGEGAKGAAQAGIDVLSVLVPDEMKESLPFPRLEDEASAAQPVDGYEPMNPFDTATILYTSGTTGKPKGAEGCHFAIVEQTSSLLTDAFDLGADDRVLGCLPLFHTFGQVCVMNVGFRAGATVVLVPKFDGATALELLNKHKCTIMTGVPTMYIALLEAAKANPERPPLKYGLSGGSALPLAVIERFEEVYGVNIHEGYGLTETSPVATFNVVGKPTRAGTVGQPLWGVEVEIADADVDDRIALLPRGELGEIVVRGHNLMKGYLHLPEATAEAVIDGWFRTGDLGTKSDDDYVTIVDRKKDMIVRNGYNVYPREVEEVLSAHPAVSMVAVFGVSHETHGQEIMAAVTLMPGATATPEELIEHAKERVAAYKFPRRLVIVETLPLGPSGKVLKRELIRVYDV, encoded by the coding sequence ATGACCGACGTCCTGAATGCCGAACCCGTTTCCGCCTCCGATGGACAGGGTTCCCAGCCCACCGGATTCGCGACCATCTCGGTCGCCTCGATCCTCACCGAGGCGGCCCGTCAGAATCCCGATCGGATCGCAGTCATCTTCGGCGACCAGGAGATCACCTACGCCCAGCTGTGGTGGGAGACGCGGCGCTACGCCGGCGCCCTCAAGGCCCGCGGTGTCAGTCGCGGGACGCCGGTCGCGGTGCTCATCCCGAACGTCCCGGACTTTCCTCGCGTGTACTTCGCGATCCTCGCGCTCGGCGGCGTCGTCGTTCCCGTGCACGCTCTTCTGAAGGCGGATGAGATCGCCTACGTCCTCGAGGACTCCGGCGCGAGCGCACTGATCTGCGCGGCGCCGCTGCTCGGCGAGGGAGCGAAGGGCGCGGCACAGGCCGGCATCGACGTGCTCAGCGTGCTGGTGCCCGACGAGATGAAGGAATCCCTGCCGTTCCCGCGGCTGGAGGACGAGGCGTCCGCGGCCCAGCCCGTCGACGGGTACGAGCCGATGAACCCGTTCGACACCGCGACGATCCTCTACACCAGCGGCACCACCGGCAAGCCGAAGGGTGCCGAGGGATGCCACTTCGCCATCGTCGAGCAGACCAGCTCGCTCCTCACCGACGCGTTCGACCTGGGTGCGGACGACAGGGTGCTCGGCTGCCTCCCGCTCTTCCACACCTTCGGCCAGGTGTGCGTCATGAACGTGGGCTTCCGCGCAGGCGCCACGGTCGTGCTCGTGCCGAAGTTCGACGGTGCGACGGCACTCGAACTGCTGAACAAGCACAAGTGCACGATCATGACCGGCGTCCCGACCATGTACATCGCACTGCTGGAGGCGGCGAAGGCGAATCCGGAACGTCCGCCGCTGAAATACGGCCTCTCGGGAGGCTCGGCACTGCCGCTTGCGGTCATCGAGCGCTTCGAGGAGGTGTACGGCGTGAACATCCACGAGGGATACGGCCTCACCGAGACCTCCCCGGTCGCGACGTTCAACGTGGTCGGCAAGCCGACCCGCGCCGGCACCGTCGGCCAGCCGCTCTGGGGCGTCGAGGTCGAGATCGCAGACGCGGATGTCGACGACCGCATCGCACTGCTCCCGCGGGGCGAGCTCGGCGAGATCGTGGTGCGCGGACACAACCTCATGAAGGGATACCTGCACCTTCCGGAGGCGACGGCGGAAGCGGTGATCGACGGATGGTTCCGCACGGGCGACCTCGGCACCAAGAGCGACGACGACTACGTGACGATCGTCGACCGCAAGAAGGACATGATCGTGCGCAACGGCTACAACGTCTACCCGCGTGAGGTGGAGGAGGTGCTGTCCGCGCATCCGGCCGTCTCGATGGTGGCGGTGTTCGGGGTCTCGCACGAAACCCACGGACAGGAGATCATGGCGGCCGTCACGCTCATGCCCGGTGCGACGGCGACGCCGGAGGAACTCATCGAGCACGCGAAGGAGCGGGTCGCGGCCTACAAGTTCCCGCGACGCCTGGTGATCGTGGAGACGTTGCCCCTCGGCCCGAGCGGCAAGGTGCTGAAGCGCGAGCTCATCCGCGTCTACGACGTGTAG